The Manis javanica isolate MJ-LG chromosome 4, MJ_LKY, whole genome shotgun sequence genome contains a region encoding:
- the LOC108383628 gene encoding keratin-associated protein 1-3-like produces MERAIQNSETFLNNPTLSPTPDTMACCSTSFCGFPSCSTAGTCGSSCCQPTCCPTSSCGTGCGTSFGTGCGTGCGTMACCSTSFCGFPSYSTAGTCGSSCCQPTCCTTSSCGTGCGIGCGTGYGIGYGTGYSLEGGSGAVSCRTRWCRPDCRVEGTVLPPCCVVSCIPPSCCQLHHAQASCCRPSYCGQSSCRPACCAYCCEPTC; encoded by the exons ATGGAACGTGCAATCCAAAACTCAGAAACTTTTCTTAATAACCCAACTCTCAGTCCAACTCCCGACACCATGGCCTGCTGCTCCACTAGCTTCTGTGGgttccccagctgctccaccgCTGGGACCTGtggctccagctgctgccagccaACCTGCTGCCCGACCAGCTCCTGTGGAACCGGCTGTGGCACCAGCTTTGGTACTGGCTGTGGCACTGGCTGTGGC ACCATGGCCTGCTGCTCCACTAGCTTCTGTGGGTTTCCCAGCTACTCCACCGCTGGGACCTGtggctccagctgctgccagccaACCTGCTGCACGACCAGCTCCTGTGGGACCGGCTGTGGCATCGGCTGTGGCACTGGCTATGGCATCGGCTATGGCACCGGCTACAGCCTGGAGGGTGGCTCCGGAGCTGTGAGCTGCCGCACCAGGTGGTGCCGCCCTGACTGCCGCGTGGAGGGCACCGTCCTGCCCCCCTGCTGTGTGGTGAGCTGCATACCCccatcctgctgccagctgcaCCATGCCCAGGCCTCCTGCTGCCGCCCATCCTACTGCGGACAGTCATCCTGCCGCCCCGCCTGCTGTGCCTACTGCTGTGAGCCCACCTGCTAA